Within the Vicia villosa cultivar HV-30 ecotype Madison, WI unplaced genomic scaffold, Vvil1.0 ctg.000262F_1_1_1, whole genome shotgun sequence genome, the region TCTTGATGTCCAGATTCCAGCGGCGCTGCCGGGAGCGAAAGTGAAAGACTTGGTGACTAATAATGGTATGTGGAATTGGGAAATTTTACAGGATTGGATGCCGAAGGAGTTGCTTTTGAAAATGCGTTCCATTCTTCCGCCTTGCATTGATCACGGTGACGACAAATTTATTATGGTTGGAACCGAATATGGGTCGTACTCTGTCAAGATTATGTATGAGGAGTTGATGAATATTGGTGATCAGCAGTGTAACGATGTGTGGTCTAGGCTTTGGTCGCTGAAGGTGCCATAGCGGATTCAGTATTTTATGTGGAGGTTCTTCCACGATAGAGTATTGACTAATTATAACAAGAGCAAGCGTGGATTGGGATCTACAGTCTGTAAGTTGTGTGGGCACCTGCGGGAGACGAGTTTGCATATTATCCGAGACTGCCCCAAAGCCATGCATTCATGGAAGAATTTGGTTCTGAGGAATTTGTTGACTACTTTCTGCAGGCAGGATGTGCAGATGGAGATTGGTTTCTAGTGAACTTGAGTCCCCCGAATAGTGTCAAttcagattggaaagagatttGGGCTACAACTAGCTACTATAATTGGTTTTGGAGTAACAAAGAGGAGCATGGAGAGGTGTTTGTCCGGCCTTTTGATCCTGGAAATTTTGTTGGTATGAAATGTAAAGAATACACGGATGCGATGCGGATAAATAGAACAGTTATGGACTGTATTCAAGTTTCTAAGATCCTGTCCTGGAGGCCCCCTAGCGTGGGGTGGGTGAAGTTGAATACGAATGATGCGTGCAAGTCTAATTCGGAGGCTGGTTGCGGGGGGTTAATCAGAAACAAGGATGGTGTCTGGTTAGGGGGATTCTCAAAGTACTTAAGATATTGTAACATTTTTCTGGCGGAGTTGTGGGGCATGTTCGAAGGGCTTAAGCTTTCGCTGTTTCTTGGGTTCCGTAAGGTTGAGGTAAATGTTGATTCCACCATGGTTGTGCAGACAATAGATGAAGGAAGTTCTAAAGATAGGAAGAGTCTGGCTATTATTGCTCAGATTAGGAAGTGCTTGTTAACGTTCGAAGTTGTTCGTGTGTTACATTCTTATAAAGAAACTAACAAATGTGCTGACGTGCTTGCGGGAATTGGATGCAGTCCGTGTCCTGAATTTATCTGTTTTAGTACAGCCTCTGACTGCATTATTAGGCAATTATTGGAGGATTCTTGTGGTGTTCCTCATGTGAGGGTTGTGTCGGTGTATTTTTTCGTGTTTTTGGGCCTTTGGCCCTCtttgtaaacaaaaaaaaaaccataggTAATACTAAGAACTCATCTTTTTCTTAATTAGCTTCTCTCCGTCAATGAAACATTTTCTACTATTTTTCCTCACTCTGCAAAAATATTAAGTCTGAATTCATAAATTAATGCCAATCTAAGTTTGTGATATAAATTAAACAATAATGAAACTTTAGAAAGAGACATTCGCATATGAGTTTATTTTGATATTCAATTAAGTTAGACGTTCATTCAGCCAAATTATTTCTAAGATTGTACATTGGCAGAATTTCACCGTTTAGAATTAACTTTCAATAtccttaagaaaaaaaattatgtttgtaAAACACATATAATATTCTGGAAAGTAAAACTATGACTACATAAAAGAAGTAGAGAAACCCTAAAATTCTTGAGAAACAGATCCAATTTCTCCTTTTCCCTTTCCAACGTTCTTAGGGAGCAAAGTGTTGTGAATATTAATGGTCATAGTTCCTAAAAGCTTGCTAAGTTCTTCATCATTCCTTACAGCAAGTTGAATGTGCCTTGGAACAATACGAGTCTTCTTGTTATCCTTTGCAGCATTCCCAGCCAACTCCAAAACATAGATTGAAAAATTGAGTGGACATCACTATGGCCATTTTATCATTGATGTGTGGACATCCTAGGGACATTTTCCCTTTGCGTCGAGACAATTGAAATTCTTACTTGTTGGTGTGGACTATTTTActaagtgtatgtttggtttgACTTTTTGAAAGGCCTAAAACAATTttagaggtgtagaattgattctgagtaattttaagatgtttgatTAGGTAGAAGTATAATTGATTCCGTCTCTACTTAAAGATAGAATTTGTAGCTTATGTctctagaattgattttggatgatttttacactctaatttattattcaactcacttttacctaaatgtatccaaacataaatcgaTTCTGCTAAACTCAATTATGATATAATCAATTCTATTAAACTCAATTCTTCTAAAATCAATTctgtccaccgccaatccaaacatgcTCTAAATGTATTGAAGCATAAGCAATGTTGAAGATCACAGTATAAAAAGTAAGTCGCTTTTACTTGAAACAAATAATTTGCAAATTTAGTTTACCAAAATGCATAATCTCAAATAACAGGACTCAACTCATCAACTCCATAACATGTGAATTTTTCCATCAACCGATCATTCAAACCAATTTCATTTTGGTCAAGAACCGTTAAACGAATGGCCAAACCAAGTCCGCCAACAAATTTATCCTATATGGGATCAAGAAAAAACTCTATAAAACAAAAAGTATATGGCCTAAATAGTAGTAAAAGGTATTCATGTTTTTAATTTGTCATTAGCATTATTATACTACTCCTTTTATATCTCAACCTCATTTATTGATCTATATTTAAAGATCATGCCTACAAGAACTAGAGTTACTATGGTATTGCAACACGGGTGTGGATCCTCTGACTTTATTGAGGGAACTGCACCCTACCTTTCACTCTATCTCTCTCTAATAACAAGTCTTTCTCATCAATTTTCTCTCCATTTTTCTACCTCTTTTTCATTTCTCTCTCATGAAATAAGCCTAAAGTTAAGAGAAGTTAGAGGAAAGGAAGTTAGAGAATCTGGTTCCCTTGCAACACAGCACCTCACTCTTCCAGATCTCCCATCTTACTTATAAGCATTGTACTTACTATACGTTTCCTTAATGAATTAAAGAAAACGAGACATACCTCAAATTTGTTACAAATATGTTTGATGAAGCTAGTGAAATGGCTCACATCTAAAAGTTTGCAGCAAAGCACAGTGTTGCAAGGAGGTAGAACCCTCTAGTGGTGCCATGAGAAACATCAATAAAGTAGTAAGGTGTCACTCTTTTTTACCTACAAGCGCATATTTTTAAGGAGGTGTCTTATTTACTAAGactatgtttggatatcacgaaATAAACGGAGCGGAATAGTGTGGAGTGGGGTGGGATGGAGTGGAATGGAACGGAATGAAGAtatcattccattgtttggaaaatTTAAGACGGAATAAGACAAATTGTTCATTCCACCCAAATcggaggggaaggaatatggtggtaagtgatggaatgaaatccataccactcctttccgttccgctccatccgtttttaaattatccaaacaatgaaatatcattttattccactCCATCCAATTCCATCAAACCAAACAAAGCCTAAATGTGTCTCCCTTACAACTCAAATATCATTACACCCTTTGAGATATCGCTTCACCATATATTATATCCATGGGGTATCAATACACTAGTCGTGGTATCATTGTGTCTTCACGTGCATCATAGCATACTAGGGATATCATTATTCATAAAGCTCTCACATATCACTTATGACATCATTATTCATAAAGCTCTCCCATATCATTTGTGAATATGTCACAGTGGATTGACAAAACAATGTTATACTTGTTAAGGCTCGCCTAAAAGCAAAACTGTTTGAAATTTAACTGATTTAGCGGCCACATATGTTTATGCAATCTGAATAATAAGGATGTTCAGGATAAACCGataatgaaaattttgaatagACCCTCaatttttataagaaataatatttggtaaaattacatatgatatagAGCCAAAAACAGACTAAGACTACCCAACGAGAAGCACGGAAACCCTAAAATTCTTGAGAAGCAGATCCAATTTCTCCTTGTCCCTTTCCAGCCTTCTTAGGGAGCAAAGTATTATGAATATTGGGCAATACACCACCATTAGCAATGGTTACAGTTCCCAATAGCTTGCTAAGTTCTTCATCGTTCCTAACAGCAAGCTGAATGTGCCTTGGGACAATACGAGTCTTCTTGTTGTCTCTGGCAGCATTACCAGCCAATTCCAAAACCTaaatcacaaataattaaaaattagagATTCCAATTTTCAAATACAtcagaaaaaccctaaaattcaaaacaaaattcaATCAAGTTCCATAGAAttaaaccagaaggaatcataCCTCAGCGGCGAGATATTCGAGAACGGCAGAGAGGTAGACGGGAGCACCAGCACCAACTCGTTCGGCGTATTTTCCGGCCTTCAAGAATCTTGCAATTCTACCAACTGGAAATTGAAGACCGGCCTTTGATGATCTTGAAACAGATTTGGAGGCCTTTGGCTTGCCTCTTCCGCCCTTGGTGGTAGCAGTGGAACTCATTTTCAATTGATGGAAAAAAgagaaaccctaaaaacctttgaattgaaaATTAGATTTGAGAGAGCGAGAAAAGTGAAGACTGAGAAAAGTGGGATTTTATTATATAGGACCCAGCACTCTAAGCTGATTGGTTCAGAAAACGAGACACGGATTGCTAGCGTGGCATTCCTATTTAGATTTGCGGGAAACTGTTGTTTTAGGCGATAAAATTAAGTTCTAATTAGGCGTGCCATATTATTTTGCCTTTTTCACCACGGTGGAAATAAACCAGCCTTGGGTTACGATTTTGTCTATATAGGCTTAGATTAACTGAACTTCATTAAAAAATTAGACTATTTTTtaagtctatttaattaaaaaagattaggccataaattattaaaaaatcttTTAAGTCTATCACATACCTattaaataaatacaaataattttgttattattattattattattattattattattattattattattattattatatttgtactttgaattaaaatacaaatataaaattttgttatcttgaaaattttagaaaaataagttaaatatttttataaaaatatagaaaaaattattttaataagttatcttaaataaatattatctccATCTTATGTTAATAGGTAAACTTGAATAAATCAATGTAAATAAAGATTTAGATTCGTTGATCATGAATTTCTTAGTCTATTTAAATTTTAGTTGAAtttcttatttacaaatgttcgaATAACATagacttttatgtaggctaatcaGACTTTTGAAAAGGCAGACTCAAACCTAAAAATAAGCATATGATAAGCCGTAGGCCAAATTTAagctttgaaattttcaaaaggtCAGACTCAAACTTGATAAAGTCTAACTCGGCATAGTCTAATTCCAATCCTACTTTTCACTGAtgctattttgttttaatttttagatggagtaagatataatttttcgagtttattttgtaattttttaggttttaatATGAATGTTTAATGCGAGGATTAAGATGAAGAAAGAGAAGttgaaagaaga harbors:
- the LOC131626132 gene encoding histone H2AX-like; translation: MSSTATTKGGRGKPKASKSVSRSSKAGLQFPVGRIARFLKAGKYAERVGAGAPVYLSAVLEYLAAEVLELAGNAARDNKKTRIVPRHIQLAVRNDEELSKLLGTVTIANGGVLPNIHNTLLPKKAGKGQGEIGSASQEF